The Oscillatoria acuminata PCC 6304 genomic interval AAACGTATTCCACACCATAAAGACATGATTGCCTCGCATCGCCCCCCATGCAACAGTCATCCAGTCCATCAATTGAGCAGTCATAGGCTTTTTCTTTCAGGGATTCTTTCAACAGAGCTTGTTTATTCCCTTACTATGATATTCACTCCATTCTGGGAGTTGCCAAATTGCTGAAATTCTTGACAATTTAGAGATTTTGTGGTATGTAAAAGACTAATCAAAGAGGCGCTCAAGCCAATACGCTATACATAACTTAATTCTCATCATATCCCCTGTTCCTCCTGACTTGGATTAAGCCAGTCCCGCCCCATTGGAGGCTCTGCCTCCAGTCCCCAAAGGCGCTATTCTCGTGACGAAAGCTGAAGCCGAGTCCCGCCCCATTGGAGGCTCTGGCTTCTGTACTGTATCAGGCGGCAGAGCGGCTGATGCCCGTGACTCTGCTGAAGCAGAGTCACGGGCATCATGAAAAAGAGCTTTCGTCAGTCCGAATCCAAGCGAATTGTTTAGACAACAGGCAACAATATCACGAACTGCTTCGACTAACTATTTCAACGGCTTTAGCATTTAATCCCTTTTCGTTTATTAAAAGTACAAATTCAACCACATCTCCAGCATTTAATCTTTGCTCATCACCACGAATATCGCGAAAATGAACAAAGATGTCTTGTTCGTGTTTCCCTCTAATAAAACCAAACCCTCTAATATTGCTAAACTTCGTCACTGTGCCCTGTTCTCGTTCAACTTGTGCAGCAACAAATGCAGATTGGGGACGTTTTAAAGCTGGTGATTCTGCTGGAGTTGTAACGAAATCCTCATTTAGTTGGGTAATGAGATCAGTTGTAAAGGCTTTGCGGCGAGTTGCCTCAAATTGAGAATAAGTCACTTTTGCCAGCACTTTATCAATTAAAAGAGTAGCCTTTTTAAAGGTTTCAAGGGCTTGATCGTCATCCCATAAAACCCCACGTAGACTATCACAGTATTTTTCAATCTTCTTGCTGTTCAAATAAGGGATTTGAGATGTCTCAACCAACATACGAAATAACATTAAAATATGAAAACGAAAAGCCCGATAGCTTTTGGCATTTAATGTTTTTTGCACAAAGAAGCGTTCAAGTAAGCTATATGCGTAACCACTACAGTAATAAGGGTAAGGATTATGTTCCTCTTGAAAAAGCTTCTCTTCATAAGCTTTTAACAACTCACCGTAATAACGATGCGTACTTTGTGGCTCATTCAAAAACATCCCCAGAAAACATTTGACTTGTGTTGCTAATGAAATGATCTGGGTAGGTTTTACAGGAAGTCCATCATATTGCTTAGAACGGCGCTCATAATAAAGTGGTCGCTCATTTTTTAAGGTAGTATAAAATTCTTCAAGCTGTTTATGAAAAGGCTTGATTGATTAAAATGCTTCTACATAAACTTGAGTTTGCCTATTAGTTGCTCGAATAATTTGGTTCGTCACTTCAGTATTGTTTGTGACTATCAGTTTTAATGGCACAAACAATTTGTCAGTGAGCGCATCCTTGTTAAGGAATATTACATGACTTGTCTGGCAGCCATTAACGACCTGATAGTCTTGAATAGAAAAGCGTGAACCAACCTGCTGAACATTCTTAGCAACTACTGTAATTCCATTATTCAAAAGAGCAAATCTATCGCTTTGCTCTTGATCCTGTATCGTTACTTCAATTTCTTGGTTAACAAGATTATGTCCTTGAAAATCTCGTACATTGTCATAAAAAAGACTTCTAATAAGATTGCCCTCGGCATCTGTGATTAGCTTCAAATACTCTAAAGCCGGTAGAATTCCAATATAAGCTTGATGGACTTCACCAATAGTCGGCATAGCCGTGTGTTTTTCAAAATTGATTTCTTTAGTAACTTTCCGTCTCAACTCTAAATAAAGTCGCTTAATATACTCATTATCTACAGGAACAAACCGAACTTGACTAAAAAGCTTAGTTCCTTCAATTGCAGTTTTTTCAACTTGAATTCTACCCTCTAAGGTTGCATCTCCTAACCATGTTCCTGTCGTAACGTAGTACATCTCACAGACAGGGGCCTTACCCATGTCCATATCAATGCTAAATCTGTAAACATAATCTTTGAGAGTACGAAGGTTTGTTAACTGCGGATTCATAGGAATCGCAGGTTGCTCTTCAAAGAAACTACGAACACCAAACAAAAAGTTGCCTAAATCTCCCGAATCAAATTTTGGTGAAGTTTTTGATTGTATAAAAACAAATTTTACCTCAAATCGGCGTAGGGTTTTACGAAAAAAGTCTATTTCTTCTTGTGATGTGACAATGTGATCGTTGACAAGAACTGCTATTCCATCAAGAGCATTATCATGACTTCCACCAATTATTGTGGTTTCAACGTCAAAAGGATCAGGGTGAATTTTCGAGAGAACTGTGTGGTTGACAAAATATTCAAAAGCAGTTGCTTCATCAAGGTGATCAAGGCTACTCTCATCAACAAAATTTTTGACGTAACTCTTTAGAATCTGATCCATACTTCAAATTAGGTAAGGAATTTTAATACAAGATTGGGTCTTGTTTTGAAGAGCAAGGCTACCGACTATTATTATAGCCCTAAAAATTTTGGAGGCTTTTCCCAAAAAACTCTTTAGGTTTTTATTTTAACACTATAACTGTCGAGGTGTCAAGAACAGCTAGAGGTTTGAGCTATAAATGTTTATAGTATGGTTGTAATCTTTGCTAGATAAGGCTTTTTGCTTCTAGTAAGTAGGAGTAAGGTGGGCAGTACCCACCCTACAATTGCTTGTTGGATGATACCTTGACAGGGCTAGGGGTTTGGGGTTGCCCGTAGTGAGAATCAGCAGTGTCGCGCAGGTTTAAAATGCGAACCGTGGGAACCATTTTAAGGGTGTTCAATATGATTCAATGTTAATGGGTCGAGATAGAGAAACCGGCGGCGGGTCTAGAGGCGGGAGAGCAGGGTGGAGCCGAGGGGGTGTTGGCGGTGATCGCAGTTGAAAAACAAAACCATCGGGCGCGGGAGTCATTATTCCCCTAATCGACGGATATAATCTCAAAACTATCACGGTTATGAATCCGGTAAAACAAAAAATCAGAGTCCAGGGTTAAAATTTGGCGCTGTCCGGTCTCTTCTGCTACCAATACAAGAGTTGCATCAGCAAAGTCCATCGGGCGATCGCGATATTGTTCCATCAATGCCAACAAACGGGTCATCTGTTGCGCTGTATCAATGGAATAGGTGATAAGTCCGCCCTGAACAATTAGCTTGCCCAGTTGGTGTTGCATTGTCCAACCGCCTAGCCGATGAGTCAGATACATGGCTTCTGTGAGACAAGCCCAAGTCGTCAACAAGGGGCAGGCGTAACGGCTAATGGCTTGGCGGTAAGCGTAGTGTTTGGGCTGTCGGCGATCGACAATGGTAATCAAAATGCCGGTGTCACAGAGAATCACAGATTCAGTCCTTGATCACGGTATTTTTCAACGAGGTAGTCGGTGTAGTTTAGCGGTGCGGTTTCTACGTTAGGGGGTTGGGAATCCAGAGGCAGGGTATCCACTTCAGCAAACCAGTTTTCCCAAAGGGTGGTGTAGTCGGTTTGGGGTTGAAGGGAGCGGGCAAAGGCGAGGATTTGGGTTAAGGATTCGGGGGGAAGGCGATCGAGTTCGCGATCAAGTTGTTGTCGGATTGGGGGAGGGTTTGACATGGGTGGGGTTGATGGGGTAGTGGATTGCTTGGGCGGTTGAGAAACCGGGTTTCTTAGTAAACATTATGCCTTACAATTACGGTTATCGCAGAAACCCGGTTTCTGGGCTTTTTGGGACTAGAGGCAAGAGCGAATTTGGTCATGGCGGATTCATGTCCCAAAAAACACGAGGGAAGAGGACTTTCGCTCCCCTCTTGCTCCCCCTTCCCTCCCAGGGAAGGGGGCTGGGGGGTTAGGTCTCTTCTCTCCCATTCCCCCCTAAATTAGACGGCACTCCCCCAATTAAACCATTAGCAGTATTAAACAAATTAATCGGGCTTTTACCATCAGTAATCAACACACTTTGTAGACCTAACCCCGCTAGGAGTCGCGCTTGCATTTCCGGTCCAGCTTGAGCCATAGCCCGTAGGGTTTCCGGTCCTAGGGCTGCAACCTTTTGGGCAAATTCCGTACTGGTAATTTCCGCCATGCGTTGAGCTTTTTCTATTTCTAGGTTTGTGAGAGCTTGTTGATGGGCGAATTCGGCTTCTTGGCGCGATCGCAGTTGAACCAGTTCGACTTCGGCGCGGATGCGGTTGGCTTCGGCTTCTTGGGTGGCTAAATTTACTTGTAATTGCCCTTGAATCTGCGCGGCTTCGGCTTTGGCGCGGGCTTCGGCGGTGGCTTGTCCGGTGGAGGAAATGGCGGCGTTTTCTGCTTCTAGTTCCAGCAGGTTTCGGCGTTCGGCTTCGGCAGCACTTTTGTCTACAATCGCCTGTCTTTCTAGTCTGGCTTTGGCTTGTTGGGCAATGCGTTCTGCATCATGGCGGGCGGCGGCTTCTTGGGCATCGGTGGTGATTTGAATGGCAATTTGTACGGATTTTTGCAGGCTTTTTAAGGTCTCTTCATCTACAGGTTCGACGGATTGAATGTCAATGTTGGTGATGACGAGATTATTGGAGCGAAATCGGAAGTCTTCCCGAATATGTCCCTCGTCATCGACTCCAAAGACGGCTTGGCGAATGATGCGGGCGGAGTTACGGTGGAATTCGTCGAATTGGACTCCGGCAACGGCACCGCGCACTCGGGAGGCGATCGCCTTACAAGCAGCGCCGACAAAATCGGGAACTTGAAATAATTTCTCCGTCTGTTCTTCGTTCGTTTTATCGACTTCAAAATACCAATTATAGGATAATTGTAATTGCAGTCGCGCATGGTCCGAGGTTTCTACGGTGAAAATATCCGTCATGAAATCCGGACCTAATAATAAAGCTAAGGATTTAATGGCATTAGGTCGTTTGGGTTTATCTCCCGATAAACTTAACACCGTAAAGGCTTCATCGGGACCTAACATGACTAAATCAGGACCGAATACATTCCGGGCGGTTCGTTCTTTATAGTCGTGAATTTGGACTACGGCATTTTGAGGAACATGAAAGACAACTGCACGAGTTTTATCCCGTTGTTTGCGCGGATTTTGGGTTCGTCCCTGGGTTTCCTCACGACTGCCGCTATATTCCCCGCGATCGCCTAATGGGTCACTTTTGCGTTGCAGCAAGTCTTCCACCACCGGGGGTAACTCTTTTTCCCAAGGTTCTTCATGGGGGGCTAACAAATAGGCTTGGGGTCCACTCACCAGTTTCAGTTCCCCCGTTTGAATATCTCGCACATAGATTCCTTCATTTTTATCTAAGGGAATCGCTTTGCGGGTTTCGATGACTTTCACTTGTACCGGAGGAATATAATCCCGGGGACCATGAATCATCCACAAATCCCCGGGTTGGTGATGAATCGGGTTCTCTGGAGTCCCTTCGGTAAAGGCTTCATCAGCCCGGAGTAATAAGGCTTCCTGTTCCCCCAGCACATACACTTTTTGGATGCCGTTGTGGAGGGATTCTCCGGGATGTAAAAAGAAGGTAATTCGCCCTTGTCGAACTTCCCACATCCCGAATTGGGGTTTGCCATTGCGATCGATGGGGTCTACGACGATACACCATTCTCGGTCATTCAGGGTGGTGACTTGGACTTCCCCTACGACTTGTTCATAGACGTCAGGAATATGAATTTCTGCATCTTCTAAGGTGACTAACCATTCATCTCCCGCTTTCCGTTGCCGTCCAAAAATATCGGTAAAACTGCGTTTAGCTTTGAGGTGTAATGCCTTGCGTTCGGTTAAGACATAAGCATCAATTAAACCGAGGATTTCTTCATCAATGCCCGGTAAATAAGCCCCTTCTTCTCGGACTAACCATTCTTCTCCGGCGCGGCGGCGAATTCCCTGGCGATCGATGCAGTTTTGGCGGGCAAATAATCGCAGGGCTTGATTGGTTTTAATAATAGTGGCTTGGACGGTTTTAACGATCGCCACTTCCACCCGAGGAATGTAGGTTCCGGGTCCTTCAAATAGCCATTCATCTCCCGCAACCCGTTCAATCATTTGGGTTTGAGGGGTTTCCCCGGGGATGGTTCGGGTCTCGCTAAAATCCCGTAAAGCACGCAATCGCAAGGCTTGATTGGTTTCAACGACTTGCAATTGAGTCACGCTTTCTGCAAGTTCTTCTCCTGGATACAGGGGAAAGGGTTCTTGAGATAAACGAATTTCTCGATCGCCATAACGGAGTTTGATTTGTCCCCGAGGGTCGGTGCTGGGTGCGCCATTTTCATCCCGCATAACTGGATTGGCAACGATGCAATAATGACGCGGTGGGACAACAATGGCGGGTTGCGGTTTTAAAATGAGTCGTTCCCCATCTCGCAAGGTAATCGTTTGGGGTCCGACTTCTAGGCGAGTAATTCCTGTATTATTATCTAAAACATGAATAAATTCCTGGGGTTTGAGACGAATGACGCCACTGGCTAAATCAGACTCTAAGGTAGGATTTTCAGATAGTTTATCAGGTTTACTCATGTTTTAAATATTCTCTGGTCAGAGAATAGGTGATAGGATAGTTCTACTATAAACAAGGTTTTCAGGGATGAAGTGATCTGGATCGAGCGATCGCCGGGGGATAAATCACCCCCGCTCCATGACGGCGATCGCTTTACTCCGGATTGCTACGATCGCTCTCACACTTCGATCCGAGGTAAAAAACAAAGTAAGTATTTTTAACTAAGCTGATTTCTCTAAAAGATGAAGTTAAAACCTAAATGACCTCAGTTCAGTGAAAGGAAAAGGTGATTTTGTCGATGAAAACGGGTACAATTCTCCTAGGGGTATTTATTCTTTAGCCTCGCCACTAATGAAATGTATGATCATTCAGTTACTTCTACTTGGGATTTTATTGCCTCTTGATGTCGCCCAAGCGGGCGAGTTAGAACCCTGGCAAGCAGAGGGGTTCGGGGACAAGCTAGAATTTTCTGCTCATGCTGCCGATTTGGAGCCTGTATTTTTCCAACCGATTCAGGGCGATCGCACTGTAGTGCTGTTGACTGAACCAAATGCCGGGGAGGGGACGGTTCACCCCCAAAGTGAGATCGCTCAAGGGGACCCCGCCACTGCACCGGAAGGAATGACCCCTCGCCAAGGGACTCCCTTACATCGGGGAATTCCCGGGGAACAACCGTTCATTCCTCAACGCATCCCGTTTCGCCCGCGCACGGATGTTACTACTACTCAAAGCAAACCCTATGCTGCTTCTCCGGCGATTACGGTGATGACGCCCTCGGGTTATGGTGCCGGTTGGGGAAGTGCGGGATTTGGGTTGGGTTTACAGGAACGAACTCGGTTTACCGATAGCAGTGATGGGGTTGCCGGATTTGGCATTGGGTTTGGTAATCCTCGGGAAAATATTGGTTTAACCGTGGGTGTGACGGTGACGGATTTATGGGGGGATGCCTTTGAGGATGGCAGTGTGAGTTTAAAATTGCATCGACAATTGCCGAACGATTTTGGCATTGCGGCAGGGGTACAGGGAGCGCTCACTTGGGGGGAAACCGATGGGGGAACTTCTGGGTATGGTGTGGTGACGAAACGGTTTATTTTGGATGAACCCGAAAATCTTTGGAGTCAAGTGTATCTCACTCTGGGGGTTGGAGGGGGACAATACCGATCGGAATCCGATATCGAGGCAGGAGAGGGGACGGTTGGACTATTTGGATCGGTGGCATTACGGGTTGCTCCTCCGGTGAGCGCGATCGCCGAATGGACGGGTCAGGACCTCACTTTGGGTTTGTCTGTGGTGCCGTTCCGGAATATTCCCTTGGTGATTTCTCCAGCAATTACGGATATCACCGGAAGCGCTGGAGATGGCACAAGGTTTATTCTCGGCATTGGTTATGGGTTTACGTTTGATCGGTTCTAGGACAAGCTCTTTTATAAAAGGATACTCACAATGAAACGGTTTAAGGGATGGACGAAATTGCTTTTGGCTATGACACTGGTGGCGATCGCTGCTGATCCTGCTATCACCCAGACGGCAAACCAGTCGGATATCACGGGACCCATAATAGATACACCCACGATCGTACCCGCAGGAACTATCGAACCTGAATCTACGGTAACTCCCACAAACACTAACCCCGATACCCCAGATACTACCCCCGATACCCCAGATACTACCACCGATACCCCAGATACTACCACCGATACTCCAGATACTACCACTGATACCCCAGATACTACCACAGACTTACCCCCTGGGGATACGTCCGTAACTCCTATTGATAGCCCAGAGGAACAGGTTATAACGACTCCCGTTCAACCCGTTGAACCGATTAACATTCAGTCGCCGGAAACCACTGCGCCAGTTGTCATCCCCGACAATCCAGAGGTTCCCATTGAAGCGGAAATTCCCCCGACTGTGGGTGAGAATAATCCCGAACCGGACCCAACAACCGAAAGTGCTAATCCCATAGAGGCGCAAATTCTCGAAGGGGCCGCCAGCAGAACGACAGAAACAGAACCGTTTAGTAACCTATCTGAGCAAGAAATCGATCGCCCGGGTTATGAAAGTCAGTTAGCTGTTGCTGATATTAGGGTGGCGGTTCAAATGTTGGAAGAATATCAGGCAATGCAGTTTAGCAATTACTTAGAAGTGGACTTGTTTGGAGAAACAGCCACTCCCGATGAAATTGCCCAAGCCTTGTATGATTTGTGGCAAGCAACGGGTAACAAGAGTGCATTTATTTATGTTTCAGCGTTAGCGAATCAATTAGAATTGGTGATGATTTTCCCCCAGAATTTTCGAGTCGCTGGGGGCAGTTCTGAATTAGTAGCTTCGACGAATTTAGCCCAAGGACTGATTGAGAGGACGACAGATATAGCCATTCGTGAAACGGTGCCTAATGTCTCGCGGGAACAGCTTCTTGAACAGGTGCAAAACTGGCGATCGGAACTGACTAATCCCCGCAGGCGCACCAGTCAGAGTTATTTACCCGTTGCTCAATCACTCTATCAATCTCTAATCGCTCCAATGGAAGCCCAATTAGAAGCCAATGGGATTGAAACCTTAGTCTTTTCCATGGATTCAGGCTTGCGAACTCTTCCCCTAGTGGCGTTACATGATGGGGAACAGTTTTTATTGGAAAAATATGCCATTGCTTTAGTCCCCAGTTTTGGTTTAACCGATGTCACCTATTCTGATATCCGCAACCGAGAAGTGTTAGGGATGGGTTCGGCTATTTTTGATGACCTTAATCCTCTCCCAGCGGTGCCGACTGAGTTACAAAATATTGTGAGAAATTTTGAAATTGGAAATGTTTTCCTGAATGAACAATTCACTGCCGAAAATTTCCGAAAAACTAACCAAGAAAACCGATATGGAATTATCCATTTAGCAACTCACGCGGAATTTCAAGGGGGAAGTTTAGCTAATTCTTATATCAAGTTTTTTGATAGCCGAGTTGGACTGAACCAAATTCGAGATTTAGCCACGGAACTCGGGTGGAATACCGCGCAAAATCCTCCCATTGAACTATTAACCCTAAGTGCCTGTCGGACCGCAGTGGGAGATACAGAAGCTGAGTTAGGATTTGCGGGTTTAGCGGTACTTTCTGGGGCGAAGGCATCGTTAGCCAGTTTCTGGTATGTCAGCGATGCAGGAACCCTGGGATTAATGAGTGAATTTTATTCCCAATTAGCGGAAAAACCACTGAAAGCCGAAGCGTTACGGCAAACCCAACTGGCGCTATTAAGGGGAGAGGTTCGCATAGAAAATGGGATGTTATTGCTCTCGAATGGTACAACTGTTCCCCTACCACCGGAATTAGCAGTCCAAGGAAATTTGACCCTATCTCACCCTTATTTTTGGTCGGCGTTTACCATGATTGGAAACTGGAATTAACCCGATTAGGACGGATACCCTGTCTGGTTTTGGGAAGCTGACAAATACCCCCACCCTCAAGGGTCGGGGGTGTTTCCTTTGAAACCTACGTTGAGATCGCCCCGTTGATGTCATCGATTCCTGGGAATTTGGGGACATTCATTCCCCAGTTTCACTCCCTTCTGTTCTCAACTGCATTAATATGGGATAAACTAATTGGAACCCTAACAATGATGGGCGAAAATGGAGTGAGGGAACGTCAATGAGTTATAAAATGGATCGCCGCGCTTATGCGGAAACTTATGGCCCAACGGTGGGCGATCGCATTCGGTTAGCGGATACCGAATTATTTATTGAAGTTGAACAAGACTTGACCACCTACGGCGATGAAGTGAAATTTGGTGGGGGAAAAGTCATCCGCGATGGCATGGGACAATCTCCCATTGCCAATGATAGCGGGGCGGTGGATTTAGTGATTACCAATGCGCTGATTCTGGATTGGTGGGGAGTGGTGAAAGCCGATGTGGGAATCCGGGATGGCAAAATATTTAAAATTGGTAAAGCAGGAAATCCTTATATCCAAGATGATGTTGATATTATTATCGGTCCAGGAACCGAGGCGATCGCCGGGGAAGGGATGATTCTCACCGCCGGGGGAATCGACGCCCATATACACTTTATTTGTCCCCAACAGATTGAGGTGGCGATCGCCTCGGGAATTACCACCATGTTAGGCGGGGGAACCGGACCCGCTACGGGAACCAATGCCACCACCTGTACCCCGGGACCTTGGAACATTCACCGGATGTTACAAGCTGCCGATGCCTTTCCCATGAATCTCGGGTTTATGGGGAAAGGCAACAGCAGCCGACCCCACGCCTTGGTAGAACAGGTCCTCGCTGGGGCAATGGGGTTAAAGTTACACGAAGACTGGGGCACGACTCCAGCGGCGATCGATACTTGTTTGACGGTTGCCGATGAGTATGATGTGCAAGTTGCTATCCATACCGATACCCTCAATGAAGCGGGATTTGTGGAACAAACCATCGCCGCGTTTAAAGACCGTACCATTCATACTTACCATACGGAAGGGGCTGGCGGAGGACACGCCCCGGATATTATCAAGGTTTGTGGA includes:
- a CDS encoding cold-shock protein — translated: MLAKVTYSQFEATRRKAFTTDLITQLNEDFVTTPAESPALKRPQSAFVAAQVEREQGTVTKFSNIRGFGFIRGKHEQDIFVHFRDIRGDEQRLNAGDVVEFVLLINEKGLNAKAVEIVSRSSS
- a CDS encoding type II toxin-antitoxin system VapC family toxin, with product MILCDTGILITIVDRRQPKHYAYRQAISRYACPLLTTWACLTEAMYLTHRLGGWTMQHQLGKLIVQGGLITYSIDTAQQMTRLLALMEQYRDRPMDFADATLVLVAEETGQRQILTLDSDFLFYRIHNRDSFEIISVD
- a CDS encoding colicin transporter, coding for MSKPDKLSENPTLESDLASGVIRLKPQEFIHVLDNNTGITRLEVGPQTITLRDGERLILKPQPAIVVPPRHYCIVANPVMRDENGAPSTDPRGQIKLRYGDREIRLSQEPFPLYPGEELAESVTQLQVVETNQALRLRALRDFSETRTIPGETPQTQMIERVAGDEWLFEGPGTYIPRVEVAIVKTVQATIIKTNQALRLFARQNCIDRQGIRRRAGEEWLVREEGAYLPGIDEEILGLIDAYVLTERKALHLKAKRSFTDIFGRQRKAGDEWLVTLEDAEIHIPDVYEQVVGEVQVTTLNDREWCIVVDPIDRNGKPQFGMWEVRQGRITFFLHPGESLHNGIQKVYVLGEQEALLLRADEAFTEGTPENPIHHQPGDLWMIHGPRDYIPPVQVKVIETRKAIPLDKNEGIYVRDIQTGELKLVSGPQAYLLAPHEEPWEKELPPVVEDLLQRKSDPLGDRGEYSGSREETQGRTQNPRKQRDKTRAVVFHVPQNAVVQIHDYKERTARNVFGPDLVMLGPDEAFTVLSLSGDKPKRPNAIKSLALLLGPDFMTDIFTVETSDHARLQLQLSYNWYFEVDKTNEEQTEKLFQVPDFVGAACKAIASRVRGAVAGVQFDEFHRNSARIIRQAVFGVDDEGHIREDFRFRSNNLVITNIDIQSVEPVDEETLKSLQKSVQIAIQITTDAQEAAARHDAERIAQQAKARLERQAIVDKSAAEAERRNLLELEAENAAISSTGQATAEARAKAEAAQIQGQLQVNLATQEAEANRIRAEVELVQLRSRQEAEFAHQQALTNLEIEKAQRMAEITSTEFAQKVAALGPETLRAMAQAGPEMQARLLAGLGLQSVLITDGKSPINLFNTANGLIGGVPSNLGGNGREET
- a CDS encoding CHAT domain-containing protein, whose translation is MKRFKGWTKLLLAMTLVAIAADPAITQTANQSDITGPIIDTPTIVPAGTIEPESTVTPTNTNPDTPDTTPDTPDTTTDTPDTTTDTPDTTTDTPDTTTDLPPGDTSVTPIDSPEEQVITTPVQPVEPINIQSPETTAPVVIPDNPEVPIEAEIPPTVGENNPEPDPTTESANPIEAQILEGAASRTTETEPFSNLSEQEIDRPGYESQLAVADIRVAVQMLEEYQAMQFSNYLEVDLFGETATPDEIAQALYDLWQATGNKSAFIYVSALANQLELVMIFPQNFRVAGGSSELVASTNLAQGLIERTTDIAIRETVPNVSREQLLEQVQNWRSELTNPRRRTSQSYLPVAQSLYQSLIAPMEAQLEANGIETLVFSMDSGLRTLPLVALHDGEQFLLEKYAIALVPSFGLTDVTYSDIRNREVLGMGSAIFDDLNPLPAVPTELQNIVRNFEIGNVFLNEQFTAENFRKTNQENRYGIIHLATHAEFQGGSLANSYIKFFDSRVGLNQIRDLATELGWNTAQNPPIELLTLSACRTAVGDTEAELGFAGLAVLSGAKASLASFWYVSDAGTLGLMSEFYSQLAEKPLKAEALRQTQLALLRGEVRIENGMLLLSNGTTVPLPPELAVQGNLTLSHPYFWSAFTMIGNWN
- the ureC gene encoding urease subunit alpha → MSYKMDRRAYAETYGPTVGDRIRLADTELFIEVEQDLTTYGDEVKFGGGKVIRDGMGQSPIANDSGAVDLVITNALILDWWGVVKADVGIRDGKIFKIGKAGNPYIQDDVDIIIGPGTEAIAGEGMILTAGGIDAHIHFICPQQIEVAIASGITTMLGGGTGPATGTNATTCTPGPWNIHRMLQAADAFPMNLGFMGKGNSSRPHALVEQVLAGAMGLKLHEDWGTTPAAIDTCLTVADEYDVQVAIHTDTLNEAGFVEQTIAAFKDRTIHTYHTEGAGGGHAPDIIKVCGQKNVLPSSTNPTRPYTVNTLEEHLDMLMVCHHLDRSIPEDVAFAESRIRRETIAAEDILHDLGAFSMISSDSQAMGRVGETIIRTWQTAHKMKVQRGFLSPDNRKDGIPSTTEHDNFRARRYIAKYTINPAIAHGIANYVGSIEEGKLADLCLWRPAFFGVKPELVIKGGAIAYAQMGDANASIPTPQPIHAQPMFASFGGSRTATSFTFVSQAALELEIPTQLGLRKPAIAVSDTRKVGKRDMKLNEFLPYIEVDPETYQVWADGQLLTCEPAQVLPLAQRYFLF